Sequence from the Cololabis saira isolate AMF1-May2022 chromosome 9, fColSai1.1, whole genome shotgun sequence genome:
ataacagtaGGTTTCTCTTGTCAGAAACTACCTCAACCTTttcttttgttaaaaaaaacccctATATTGTCAGTCTCAGTGCTCATGAGAGCTTCGGTCTGGAATGGTTTGGTCTATGGAGCACATGTGTAACAGGGTCTAGGAAGAGGAAGGCGGCGATGGTGAACGACACAAAAAGGTGAAGAGGACCTGAGGTGGTCAGGGGCGTTAAATGATGCCTAGCTGCTTCTTTAGCCTCTTCAGCTGCTCCATGCTGATGTTGTTGCCGCCACACACCACAACCACCACGGGGCCCAGCCGCTGCGACAGCCTGCCCTCGTTCTGCAGTCTTCTGATGATGTCACTGTACACAGCTGCCAGAGCAGCACCGCAGGCTGGCTCCACAAGAATCTTCTCATCGTCTGCAGAGAGAGAGGAcatttgttcattttcagtGCTGATTATTGTAGTTTCACGTCCGTAGTACTGTACATCTGCTCAGGTGCAAGTTGCACTCACCAACAAAGCACTCGACAGCTTTAACGGCCTGCTGGTCCGTGACGACCTCAGAGAAAACCGTGTGCTCGCCCACCAGTTTCATCGTCTGTGCAGACACCCTCACCAGGCCCAGCGTGGTTGCAACACTAAGGGAGCCAAACAAAAGATCCGCTTTTCATCAGCAACACGGCCAGATAACACATTCCTTTGAAGCCATGTTAATGAGGTCATGTGCAGTACCTGGTAATTGCAGGAAGAGTAACAAGTTCTCCAGCCTTCATGGCTGCATGGAGGCTGTGGGCTCCTACGGTTTCCATGGCAACGATGGGCACATCAGCCCAGTTGGCGCGCCGCAGTCCCTCCACGACTCCGTTCAGCAGGCCCCCTCCTCCCACCGACAGCACTATGGCCCCGGGCTTCTCATTCAGGTCCtgctccaactccttcaccagAGACGTGTGGCCTTCccttcacacacaaacacaaacttcagaatCAACTCTGAAGTGTACACAAATGTAAACACTCTACGAATGCTGCGTCCTTTAGAGCAGCATGATAATATGTTAGGTGTTGTTTATGGTTGTATTTGACACTTTTTGATGCGAGTCAATTATATAACAACCTCTCAAAGTAAGATCTGTGATAACAAACTTTTTTATCTGACATACAGTATCACCTCATTCAGCCCTTTCAGCTGAatgaggtatatatatatatatatatatatatatatatatatatatatatatatatatatatatatatatatatatatatatatatatatatataaattgatGTTTTATATGGATGTCTGTACATGATATGACAGGTGTTACTATCAGTGTCAGATATGTATTTATCTCCTGctgaagacatttcttaagtAGAAATTGCTTAAATTCCTATGAAGTGTTTTCCACATAAAAACATGAATCTCAGCCAGGCAGATGCACTGAGACTGTCTTACCAGATGAGGGGGTCATCAAAGGGAGAGATGAATATCCAGCCCAGGTTGTTTGCTACAAGCTGCTGTCCATATTCAATGCTTTCATTCAGAGCCTGAAAAGGGCGGGTTGTAGTTTTGTTACGTTTGCAGAGTTCAAATCATTCAAACTTGCAAGAAATTTCAAAAAATATTGTCCATCTGTATTCTTGTGTAATTAATAACATATGGTATTATCAACCTTGCCATGAATGATAACAGTGGCCCCCTCATCCTTCAGCTTCTCCACTGTGGGATGTGGTGTGACACTTGGAACGACTATGGTTGCAGGAACTCCGAGCTGGCGTGCAGAATAAGCAGCAGCCATGCCAGCGTTTCCTCCTGTGGAGACCCGGATGGTCAAAATTGCACATTCAGACCTCCACACGCCCAAGCAAATTCAGACGGCATTTAACTCCAAAGCTCACCTGAGCAGCAGACAAATCTCTCACACCCTCGCTCTGCCCACTACAAGGAAACCCACAAGAAGACCTCAAGTCAGGGCAGGTTCACATTAAGCCACATCAGTCTTTTGGATGGGTTTATTGTAGGTCATTACAACTTCTTTGGAGAAAAAGGCTTGAATCACATCAGATTACTTACAGTTTTACAGAGGTGACCAATGCCCCTGATCTTGAAGGATCCTGTTGGCTGAGATGAGTCCAGCTTAAGGTAGACGGAGGTCCCAGCCACCTTGCTCAGAGCAAGGCTCTGCCTCACTGGAGTGGCCACATGAAGAGGCTGCTGCTGGGTTTTCATCTCACTGATGAAAAGATAAGCAGGGGAATGATTTTGAGGCGACATAAGTCAAAACATTAAAATCACTAGAGGAAATTATATTTTAATTGGCTCGTCTtgatacttttttttatcaatgttggctgttttctttctttctttctttctttctttctttctttctttctttctttctttctttctttctttctttctttctttctttctttctttctttctttctttctttctttctttctttctttctttctttctttctttctttcttaagtGAATAACATGGACATCTTCAACCTACCAGAGACAAGTGGAAGACAAGCAAGCTGGAGCTGGGCTGAATGTTAGTGATCCCCCTTATTTCAGAGCCTCTTGGAAGGATAACTATTATATACATGCTTTGGTGTGGGTTTGCCGAAGGAGGCACACCTCTGGACCAATCAGCTTCAGGCTTTGTGCCACCAGCTCCCTCCCAGTCACCAAGAAGATGGACACTCAAGCAATTTCATCCAACTTCCAGGTCACAATATTTTAACCTATTTGCAAGATCAAACTCGGATGTAAAATGTTAGTTTTAAGAGGGGCTCTATTGTACAGGGTTATCTCAGTGACCAACAGGACTGCGTGGAAAATGATCACATAAAAGATGAGCCCTGCTGCCACAGATAGCAAGATACACATTATGGGGCTACTACTACTAGGGccactagtactactattattgttatcatGTATTACACAATGTAATAGTGTATAGTAGTTTCACAATGTTCTCTTTTGGTCTGACATTTCCACTCCATTTCATTTGCGTGTTCTCTCCCCTCTAAAGGAAGGCCGTCACAGCTGACATTCCCAAAAGAGTCGTGACTATTTTAACACCGATCTTCAGCTGTCAAGAACAGGCTGAGAGTGGACGGTTCAAACCTGAACGATCCGGAGTCCTTGATGACCCAGACAGAAAGCTGCAAACTGTCAAGTTGAGGGGAGCTGGAAATATCTAAACCAGCTGGAGATCTGAAAGGCCTCATGTATAAATTAAACTGTGGTGGTGGAGTTGAATCCGGAGGTGCCACAATCTCATGCTGACTTTTCAGATGGATCTTATATTTTAATGCGGGTCCACTTTGAGTCCTGTTGTAGTTTtgaaaaaagttaatttgttaATGTGAGCTTGATACAATTCACCACCAGGAAATTAAAGTATATTGACTCAAATATACCCTGGGAGACATTTTTCAATATTCATACAAAACTTGGATcattttcaaattattttactaaaatgattACAATCTGTGTTGTAAGCCTGCTGATCATTTGCATTGGTTGGCCTCTAGATTATATACTCAAGACAAAATGAAGACAATcagcatttcattttattatttgtttctCTGCATTCATTTGATGTTTTGTCCATGTGAGATTGCTCTCTTCTTCATCTGTCCAGTCCTCCTGGTGTTGCAGCTACTCAGCTGCTCCTGATCAGGCAACCAAAATCTGacatgtctttttttccccttccgaTGGTTAAACCATATCATCAGATCTAGTTCATCTTATGCGTGCTCAGAGTTATTCAAATACCAGAATTTAAACACAACCACACAAGTACTTTAACCTCTACATATGATGATTTCTGTTATTAGTTAACTTCTACCGTTTGCTCAACTTTGTAGACGGTGTATTTCACAACCTCCATAAACAGATATACTCATTTATATAAGGAAAGGGAGAGAGATGAATTCAATATTAACCAAACAATTGTATTCACCAATCAAAGCTGTATCATGAGCCCTGGGTGTAACAGCATGACAACATTTGCACCTGGAATCAGTTTCCTACTTTTCTCTTATCTTTCTTTATTCTGTCCAGCAGTCCACACAGGAGACATTCCTAAAACACCATACCCCAAAGTCACCCATTTGACaaaccttttaaaaaaagaggCTATGTTTCTTTGTTTGGACTTAAATGCAATTAAACCACCAAGAAAGTTAGACATGCCATAACAAATATATTTAGTACAAATCTCATATACAGTATCAGACCTCGAGCAGTGTTATGAAACAATATTTATGCTCCATTTTCTCAGTTTTAGTAGTTTGTcaaaaaatatcacaaaataaagtATATTAATTACCggtattataattttttttttcagttagtaTAGCCCAGTCAAAAGGTTCTCCATGTGGGATTGTTACACCATCTGCTGGTCAGGATATGCATATACTAAGAATATTATGTATCTTGTTGCATCAGACTTCAGCGGCATCAGTCTGTCTTATCTCCTCATGTTTTTAGACAAAATCTTAGTCAAATGATCCCTTCGTGCTCAGTGTCTGATATGTatgggttgttgtttttatttaactcCTAATCTAAACTGACCCTGGTCAAAATTGATTTTGGAAAATGCTCAGTAAAGTTAAGTACATCTGGTAACATTTATTCAGCATAACTAACCAGCAGATTTGGTAAAATATTAGGCTTTTTAATGAAtattttaatgaataaataaaataatcaattaaATTGGCCCTATAGAGTGGGATTTCAAAAAGTTATTTCCAGAGGTTTTTTAGGTCTGTTTCCACGTGTGTGTGCATACCCAGTGAGTTCCAATGACCATGTAATTTACAAAGGTGTAAAGTGCATTTTTTTGTTCCACAAAGAAAGATCCTGAGAGAAAGCttacacaactataaaacctgTTTTATTATTTGATGATTGTGGTGTATGAAAGAAAAGTATGTACAAAAGTGCTAGATAGTGAGAAATGTACAGCTGTCTGTTGGCAGCAGAGGGTGGTTAAAGGTTTTGTGGGAAAGTGACATCAGGAGCAGTTCAAGTAAAAACCTGCATCTCCCTGCGTGcctggaataaaaaaaagtcgCTTTCATTTGCAAATTCTTTCCTCTCTGTCACTTTTCACCGGAGTCAGATATTTCTCTTATAGCCCACGCACTGTTAATAAACTTCACTTTTGTGATCCTAGATAAATCATGGTACAGACACAtagattataaataaataaatagcccTAAATAACTACCTGTGAGCACCCTAGGTGGCCCTCTTCCACTTTCACACCTGCCCTTGAAGAATGTTTGAACGCCTCTGACCCAAAACTTTCCTGTTAAACTTTTGTcgactttgaaaaaaaatctttgcaaTGCATCAAATATCAGGCAAAGTGCTCTCAAATGAAGCGTGTTTTTCTTGTAGatctcttctctcttctcagGCTCCTGCAGACCTTCAATGACTCTGCGCAGCCAGCGCTCCCAGATCCGCTATGGcaacagggggaaaaaagagaagaaaaaaaggaaaaaaaaaagagaaaacgatTTGACAACATGGCGCACTTTCCTTGAGGAAAGTTTCTTTAGAGCAGCACACAGCTCACTTTTTGTGGCTTTCCTCGCCTTTGAACGGCGCGCACGCCGCACTCTCGCCTTTTTAGTCACGTTTAAAAAAGTGGTGAATGCAGGAAAAGTCGACGCGAAGTGTGAGAGTGTGATGGGATGAGAGCGACAACTGGCCGCACAAACCGACGCAGTCACACAGGATGGAGAAACAACAGACTCTGAGAGAAAAGGTAAACAGCTTTCCCACTCAATTATTGTGACACGAGATGTCACTttgtgatttgacttttttttctttctttctttctcttttgtttttttactccgCGTCCCAGGCAGGAAATACAAAATGACCattcctgcaaaaaaaaaaaaaaatctcgtaAAAACCTCTATCGATTTTCCAGTCATGCGTTGTGAGCTGCAGAGTGGATGTGTGGGCTCTCCTGGAGCCAGCCATAACCAACTTATATGTGATTTTATGTCAGTGGAGGATTGACTGAAAATAGGCCTTTATGTCACTTATTTAGTGTTGCACGAGGAGAATCTTGTGCAGGCAGAAAGTTTGCCTCGACTGCCATGAGCAAATCTGCAGAATTCCCAAAACAGGACTGTTAAAATGTGCAATCCCAGCCGAATGTGTCTGGAGAAGTGAGTAGGTCTCATTCTGCCTCTGCCTCAGAGTGATCACGTTGGTAGTGTGTCCTCTGCATTGGTGCAGGCTCTCATTATCTCTCACTCTCCACCCTTCCTGCCCAGTGCAGCCCACATACAGAAGGCAGCCCCCCCTCCTAGTGTGCTGCAGCAGATTCCTGCAAAAGCAAGAAAAAGCTGCAGGCTCCTGAGCTGTGGAGGAGCTAATACATACTAGATGCTTCTTTGGGGTGCAAACCTTTGCATGTTGGGTGACAGCTGTGGCAAGGGTGGCAAAAAAGGATCCCAAAAGCCTCCATGCACACAACCCAGCATATTTTTATGTTGCAACATCATTTAGGTTAGAGTCCTCAGATTCTGAATTTGTGGAAACTTAAAAGGTAATCTTTCACTTGTTGGCAGAAAAATGTTTTCCAGCAATTGttagagaagaaaaaggaaatgtaGGAAAGACCAAGCAACAGTAGATGATTGACATTGCATTGTTTCTTGATGTTGAACGGATTTGATATACCCAACGTCCTCATTTCGCCTGCTTCTCCTTTGTGGGCCTCTGGAAGTAATTATCAAGCCTGCCCTATCCCTGGATTCGGGCGGAGGAGGTGTGGTGAGTAAGAGGTGTGGTGGAAGCCGGCCAAAGAAACATGCAGCCTCAGATGAATTTCATAATCATCTAAAACATTAGCACTCTGTTAGTGTTAAAAGTTTGTGACACTCACCTGCACGGTGTAAGCGGTCGGCCATTACCATGTAGTTCCCGGCAGACCTGAGTGTAGTTAACTGCTCCTCCTGCCCCAAAGCTGGGGAGCGTGGCTGCAATCACAGATTAAATGCCACAGAGCGACTCAGTCTGAGTCAGGAATG
This genomic interval carries:
- the LOC133450317 gene encoding L-serine dehydratase/L-threonine deaminase-like — protein: MKTQQQPLHVATPVRQSLALSKVAGTSVYLKLDSSQPTGSFKIRGIGHLCKTWAERGCERFVCCSGGNAGMAAAYSARQLGVPATIVVPSVTPHPTVEKLKDEGATVIIHGKALNESIEYGQQLVANNLGWIFISPFDDPLIWEGHTSLVKELEQDLNEKPGAIVLSVGGGGLLNGVVEGLRRANWADVPIVAMETVGAHSLHAAMKAGELVTLPAITSVATTLGLVRVSAQTMKLVGEHTVFSEVVTDQQAVKAVECFVDDEKILVEPACGAALAAVYSDIIRRLQNEGRLSQRLGPVVVVVCGGNNISMEQLKRLKKQLGII